A region from the Kineothrix sp. IPX-CK genome encodes:
- a CDS encoding NAD(P)/FAD-dependent oxidoreductase codes for MDKKTDILIVGGGPAGLAAAVAARKAGIEGILVLERDEELGGILNQCIHNGFGLHTFKEELTGPEYAQRYIRQAEDLGIPYLLRTIAVDISTEKDKKLITAMNKKDGLFTIEAKAVVLAMGCRERPRGALNIPGYRPAGIYSAGTAQRYVNMEGRMPGKEVVILGSGDIGLIMARRMTLEGAKVKLVAELMPYSGGLKRNIVQCLEDYGIPLKLSHTVIDIDGKERVKGVTVAEVGGDRKPIPGTEEYISCDTLLLSCGLIPENELSAGLGVALNPVTAGPVVNESLETNVEGVFACGNVLHVHDLVDHVSEEANAAGEYAAAYVKASCPVNEETAVIKCEGGVRYTVPSLLRVKYMEKEQVVRFRVGNVYRNVFLTVYCNDTIVIKQKKRVLLPGEMEQIKLKKSEMEKFSDLKSITVAIEEE; via the coding sequence ATGGATAAAAAGACGGATATTCTAATCGTAGGCGGCGGACCGGCGGGGCTGGCGGCGGCAGTAGCGGCCAGAAAAGCCGGAATAGAGGGCATTCTTGTGCTGGAGCGTGATGAAGAACTGGGAGGAATCCTGAATCAATGTATCCACAACGGATTCGGATTGCACACATTTAAGGAAGAGCTTACCGGACCGGAATATGCACAAAGATACATCCGTCAGGCGGAGGATCTGGGGATACCTTATCTATTACGTACAATTGCTGTGGATATTTCAACTGAGAAGGATAAGAAGCTTATCACTGCGATGAACAAGAAAGACGGTCTTTTTACAATAGAAGCGAAGGCGGTGGTTCTGGCCATGGGCTGCAGGGAACGCCCCAGGGGAGCCTTGAATATTCCGGGTTACCGTCCGGCGGGCATCTACTCGGCGGGGACGGCCCAGCGCTATGTGAATATGGAAGGCAGAATGCCGGGAAAGGAAGTTGTGATATTAGGTTCCGGTGATATCGGCCTGATAATGGCGAGAAGGATGACGCTGGAAGGAGCGAAGGTTAAGCTGGTGGCGGAACTGATGCCCTATTCCGGCGGCCTTAAGAGGAATATCGTACAGTGCCTGGAAGACTACGGGATTCCGCTTAAGCTAAGTCATACGGTCATCGACATCGATGGAAAGGAAAGGGTAAAGGGAGTGACTGTAGCCGAGGTGGGCGGCGATAGGAAGCCCATTCCCGGTACGGAGGAATATATAAGCTGCGACACCCTTCTGCTTTCCTGCGGACTCATACCGGAGAATGAGCTGTCCGCAGGGCTGGGTGTAGCTTTGAATCCTGTAACGGCAGGACCTGTGGTAAATGAAAGCCTGGAGACAAACGTAGAAGGAGTGTTCGCTTGCGGGAATGTGCTTCATGTCCATGATCTGGTGGATCATGTATCGGAGGAGGCCAATGCCGCAGGAGAGTATGCCGCCGCTTATGTGAAAGCGAGCTGTCCTGTGAATGAGGAGACTGCGGTCATAAAATGTGAGGGAGGCGTGCGCTATACTGTGCCCTCTCTTCTTCGGGTGAAATATATGGAAAAGGAGCAGGTGGTCAGATTTCGGGTGGGGAATGTGTATCGGAATGTTTTTCTGACGGTTTACTGTAATGACACAATTGTCATAAAACAGAAAAAGCGTGTTCTCCTTCCGGGAGAAATGGAACAGATTAAATTGAAGAAAAGCGAAATGGAGAAGTTCTCTGATTTGAAATCAATCACTGTGGCAATAGAAGAGGAATAG
- a CDS encoding NAD(P)/FAD-dependent oxidoreductase, producing MYDVIVIGAGVTGAAIARELSRYDYKGKAAVLERASDICEGTSKANSGIVHAGHDAEPGTLKAKLNVLGNRKMEQLSRELDFPFKKNGTLVLCFDEKDRDKLHRLLEKGQQNGVEGLRVIGVQELRAMEPNISDEAVAALYAPAGGIVCPFGLTIALAENACENGVEFYLNTEVLQIERIQEGYLLKTSQGMFESRIVVNAAGLYADALHNMVSEKKFHIIPRKGEYCLFDKSAGSYVSHTIFQLPTRYGKGVLVTPTVHGNLMIGPTAVDIEDKEGTNTTGVGLDDLLKRGGLSIRRVPVEKVITSFAGLRAHETVGDFVIGEAEDASGFIDVAGIESPGLTCAPAIGEYVAGIVQELLPVPKKVDFKAHRQGIHGMADAGEEERKALIEKNPAYANIICRCELVTEGEIMDAIHRPLGATTLDGIKRRTRAGMGRCQSGFCAPKTVEILAQELGTDAGEITKSGGESRFLTVRKI from the coding sequence ATGTATGATGTCATTGTAATAGGAGCAGGCGTAACCGGTGCGGCTATTGCGAGAGAGCTGTCACGCTATGACTATAAGGGAAAAGCGGCTGTACTGGAGCGGGCGTCGGATATTTGCGAAGGTACATCCAAAGCCAACAGCGGAATCGTTCATGCGGGGCATGACGCGGAACCGGGGACGCTTAAAGCGAAGCTGAACGTCCTGGGAAATAGGAAAATGGAACAGCTTTCCAGAGAACTGGATTTTCCTTTTAAAAAAAATGGTACGCTGGTACTTTGCTTCGATGAGAAGGATAGAGATAAATTGCACAGGCTTCTGGAAAAAGGACAGCAAAACGGTGTGGAAGGACTGCGCGTCATAGGGGTACAGGAACTGCGAGCTATGGAGCCTAATATTTCGGACGAGGCAGTGGCGGCTTTGTACGCGCCTGCCGGCGGCATCGTATGCCCTTTTGGGCTTACCATCGCGCTGGCAGAAAATGCCTGTGAGAATGGTGTGGAATTCTACCTTAATACGGAAGTTCTGCAAATAGAGAGAATACAGGAGGGATATCTGCTTAAGACCTCTCAAGGGATGTTTGAAAGCCGGATTGTCGTTAACGCCGCAGGACTTTATGCAGACGCGCTTCATAACATGGTAAGTGAAAAGAAATTCCATATCATACCGAGAAAAGGAGAATACTGCCTGTTCGATAAATCGGCGGGCAGCTATGTTTCCCATACTATTTTTCAGCTTCCCACACGATATGGAAAGGGCGTGCTGGTAACGCCCACCGTGCATGGTAACCTGATGATAGGGCCTACGGCTGTGGATATCGAGGATAAGGAAGGTACGAATACTACGGGAGTGGGACTTGACGATTTGCTCAAAAGAGGCGGCCTGAGCATTCGGAGAGTTCCGGTAGAGAAGGTCATCACATCCTTCGCAGGGCTGCGCGCTCACGAAACTGTCGGGGACTTTGTAATCGGAGAAGCGGAAGATGCCTCCGGCTTCATCGATGTGGCGGGAATCGAATCGCCGGGTCTTACCTGTGCGCCCGCTATCGGGGAATATGTTGCCGGAATCGTGCAGGAGCTTCTGCCTGTACCTAAAAAGGTAGATTTTAAGGCCCATAGGCAGGGAATCCATGGAATGGCGGATGCCGGTGAAGAGGAACGGAAGGCATTGATAGAGAAAAACCCTGCATACGCCAACATAATCTGCCGCTGTGAGCTGGTCACAGAGGGAGAAATTATGGATGCCATACACAGACCGTTGGGGGCAACTACGCTGGATGGCATAAAGCGCCGTACAAGAGCGGGAATGGGACGCTGCCAATCCGGATTTTGTGCGCCGAAGACGGTGGAGATTTTAGCGCAGGAGCTGGGAACGGATGCGGGAGAGATTACGAAATCGGGCGGAGAATCGAGATTTCTGACGGTAAGGAAGATATAG
- a CDS encoding AEC family transporter gives MSIGIVLQQMAIIFILIMTGALLYRRSMISDETSKQISALIINLCNPALLICSVFDAGPKASNSDLLTGAFIVLLAYVVLILCGHLIPHILRVPDEDHFAYRLITVYGNVGFIGIPLAMALLGSGSLIYVSLNNLVYNILIYTHGLSTIKAAAIDSVNHDLSDDASPLEREKEIAESFARGLFRATKKFVNAGTVSAIITIVLYISNVSVPVLLSDTLTHVGRSTTFLSMLILGVSVAQMPLADIFSHKKLYAFAALRMVIIPVLCVFLFRLFTDNVLIISTTALMLAVPAGNIPLILCKQNNLESAVISRGIILSTLLSFLTIPIVTLFI, from the coding sequence ATGAGTATTGGAATCGTATTACAGCAAATGGCAATTATCTTTATCCTTATTATGACGGGAGCGCTGCTTTACCGCAGATCGATGATTTCTGACGAGACCTCCAAACAGATATCGGCGCTTATCATAAACCTCTGCAATCCGGCACTGTTAATCTGCTCCGTCTTTGACGCCGGACCGAAGGCTTCGAATTCCGACCTCCTTACAGGTGCTTTCATCGTGCTTCTGGCATATGTCGTACTCATATTGTGCGGACATCTGATTCCTCATATCTTGCGCGTTCCGGACGAAGACCATTTTGCATACAGACTGATTACTGTTTACGGCAACGTGGGCTTTATCGGTATTCCACTCGCAATGGCTCTCCTCGGTTCGGGCTCGTTGATCTATGTATCTCTCAACAATCTTGTATACAATATACTTATTTATACACACGGTCTTTCCACCATTAAGGCTGCCGCGATCGATAGCGTAAACCATGATCTTTCCGACGATGCTTCACCTTTGGAGCGGGAGAAGGAAATTGCAGAAAGCTTTGCCCGGGGTCTGTTTAGAGCAACGAAAAAATTTGTGAACGCGGGCACCGTTTCCGCTATTATAACCATAGTTCTCTATATAAGTAATGTCAGCGTTCCTGTACTCCTTTCGGACACCCTTACTCACGTGGGGCGCTCCACTACCTTCTTATCCATGCTCATATTGGGCGTGTCGGTAGCGCAGATGCCTTTGGCTGATATTTTTTCCCATAAGAAACTATATGCCTTCGCTGCGCTGCGTATGGTCATTATCCCTGTACTCTGCGTATTCCTGTTCCGGCTTTTCACGGACAACGTACTCATTATCAGCACCACAGCGCTGATGCTCGCTGTGCCTGCCGGGAATATACCGCTCATATTGTGCAAGCAGAATAATCTGGAAAGCGCTGTCATTTCCAGAGGTATTATTCTTTCTACCCTGCTTTCCTTCCTTACGATACCCATTGTGACCTTATTCATTTAA
- a CDS encoding methyl-accepting chemotaxis protein, whose protein sequence is MERNQISRINKLLFFALTLTTIFLTIGLLSQLTLSGLAPIISIVPLVAILAFYIGDIVIILNKSWALALLPYTAVSFSVIYAFILLSGNSNAVYPYMIPIILILTLYLNKRISTILGIYFILINLIKIVLIMSSSGNPAEMIEYVMIELIISVLVGIASIMGTNLLIRFFEEYSEKINKESVLNQNMASEVVASAKYVLTQAEASSGLLDEIAGTTKTISDSLKDINDSANMTASNIEQQTMMTNSIQNVIEETFKRTKEIVEIASISSDFVENGVKAMNRLTVQSDQSIQSGYEMDSAAEEMMKKADDVRNIIGIILGISSQTNLLALNASIEAARAGEAGKGFAVVADEIRKLAEQTSQATGDISSILDELSLNTTAVSDKIKYTVHTSEDQKELIDATKAEFSSIEEKIHILSQHVNDVNRKMEELFDSNNSIVDAISNLSATSEEISASTEQAYDIGGKNANSVSDFVQIMKDITNTIEKLSDYKVKSVI, encoded by the coding sequence ATGGAACGCAATCAAATTTCACGTATTAATAAGTTACTGTTTTTCGCTTTAACGCTTACGACCATATTTCTGACTATTGGCTTACTGTCGCAGCTGACGTTATCCGGTTTAGCCCCGATCATAAGCATAGTTCCTCTAGTCGCGATCCTTGCATTTTACATCGGAGACATCGTTATTATCCTGAACAAAAGCTGGGCTTTAGCATTGCTGCCCTATACCGCAGTCTCATTCTCCGTTATCTACGCATTTATCCTGCTGTCAGGCAATTCCAATGCCGTTTATCCTTACATGATTCCGATTATTCTCATTTTGACCTTGTATCTCAACAAGCGAATTTCCACAATCCTCGGCATCTATTTCATTCTCATTAATCTCATTAAAATCGTATTGATCATGAGCAGTTCCGGCAATCCTGCGGAAATGATAGAATATGTGATGATTGAACTTATTATCAGCGTACTCGTGGGCATCGCTTCCATTATGGGCACGAATCTGCTGATACGTTTCTTCGAGGAATACTCGGAAAAAATCAATAAGGAATCAGTGCTCAACCAGAATATGGCAAGCGAAGTGGTAGCATCGGCAAAGTATGTCCTCACTCAGGCGGAAGCTTCATCAGGTTTACTCGATGAAATTGCAGGCACTACAAAGACAATCAGCGATTCGCTGAAGGATATCAACGACAGTGCTAATATGACCGCTTCCAATATCGAACAGCAGACAATGATGACAAACTCCATACAAAATGTCATCGAAGAAACGTTCAAGCGAACGAAGGAGATCGTTGAAATCGCTTCCATTTCCTCGGATTTTGTGGAAAATGGCGTAAAGGCCATGAATCGCTTGACCGTTCAGTCCGACCAGTCTATCCAGTCCGGCTATGAAATGGATTCAGCGGCAGAGGAAATGATGAAAAAGGCGGACGATGTTCGTAATATCATAGGCATTATCCTCGGGATCTCTTCCCAGACGAACCTCCTTGCCTTAAACGCTTCCATCGAAGCTGCAAGGGCCGGAGAAGCCGGAAAGGGCTTCGCGGTAGTTGCCGATGAAATCCGCAAGCTGGCGGAACAGACGAGTCAGGCTACGGGAGATATTTCCAGTATCCTGGATGAGTTGTCTTTAAACACTACCGCCGTTTCTGATAAAATAAAATATACCGTCCACACCTCAGAGGATCAGAAAGAATTAATCGATGCAACAAAAGCGGAGTTCTCGAGTATCGAGGAAAAGATTCATATACTTAGCCAGCACGTAAACGATGTGAACAGGAAAATGGAAGAATTGTTCGATTCTAACAACAGTATCGTGGATGCAATCAGCAACCTTTCCGCAACCAGTGAGGAAATATCCGCAAGTACAGAGCAGGCTTATGATATCGGCGGGAAAAATGCGAACAGCGTGAGTGATTTCGTCCAGATCATGAAAGATATTACAAATACTATCGAGAAACTCTCCGATTATAAGGTGAAATCAGTAATATAA
- a CDS encoding class I SAM-dependent methyltransferase has protein sequence MIKAVKPYLKKPVLFEKSNTKFWDDPYISQSMLKAHLDPDFESATRRLNFVEQSAHWISAILPPSSYKRLLDLGCGPGIYAELFHAKGYQVTGFDISESSIRYAKKTAREKDFHIRYLNGNYIQSPIKGSYDLITMIYCDLGVLSHTERKALLSKIYNALSSTGCFLFDVFTPYEYENQPECKIWNYEEGGFWSSAPYLLLQQLYRYDHDNTFLRQYIVVTDSGTTCYNNWEHTFEIEELRTELEEAGFRDLQFYGNVAGAEYKHGNKTICAVAKK, from the coding sequence ATGATTAAGGCAGTAAAACCGTACCTGAAAAAACCAGTCCTCTTTGAAAAAAGTAACACAAAATTTTGGGATGACCCATATATTTCGCAAAGTATGCTAAAAGCACACCTGGATCCCGATTTTGAATCTGCGACCCGCAGACTGAATTTTGTAGAACAATCTGCCCATTGGATTTCCGCCATACTACCTCCGTCGTCCTATAAAAGACTTTTGGATCTAGGCTGTGGTCCCGGCATCTATGCAGAGCTGTTTCACGCAAAAGGTTATCAAGTTACCGGCTTCGATATTTCAGAAAGCTCCATACGATACGCAAAGAAAACAGCCAGAGAAAAGGACTTCCACATTAGATACTTAAACGGCAATTATATTCAATCCCCAATTAAGGGCAGCTACGATTTAATAACAATGATTTATTGTGATTTGGGCGTTTTATCGCATACAGAACGCAAAGCCTTGTTAAGTAAGATTTACAATGCGTTATCGTCAACCGGATGTTTTCTATTCGATGTCTTTACTCCTTACGAATATGAAAATCAGCCGGAATGTAAGATTTGGAATTATGAAGAAGGCGGTTTTTGGAGTTCAGCTCCTTATCTCCTGCTGCAGCAGCTTTACCGTTACGACCATGACAATACATTTCTTCGCCAGTATATCGTGGTGACAGACAGTGGAACAACCTGCTATAACAATTGGGAGCATACCTTTGAGATCGAGGAATTAAGAACAGAATTGGAGGAGGCAGGGTTCCGCGATCTACAGTTTTATGGAAATGTAGCCGGTGCAGAATATAAACACGGCAATAAAACGATATGTGCCGTAGCCAAAAAATAG
- a CDS encoding prolipoprotein diacylglyceryl transferase: MKNELFSIGPVTVYGYGLMIAIGILAAYFVGEYRAKKKGLDPEHIFNFVIWCVLGGFLGSKLLFFLTSIKSIIADPSLLLDFSNGWVVYGGIIGGILSAMLYCKIKKLKFLAYFDLLIPSVALAQGFGRVGCFLAGCCYGHETNSPLGIVFHTSKYAPNGVSLVPTQLISSGLNFIHFLILIWFAKRKKADGQVGALYLILYSIGRFILEYYRGDLIRGTVGTLSTSQFISIFTVTAGIILFVVTGKRAEPKKETEDN, encoded by the coding sequence ATGAAAAATGAATTATTTTCTATAGGGCCAGTTACAGTATATGGATATGGGCTAATGATAGCTATCGGCATACTGGCGGCATATTTTGTGGGAGAATACAGGGCGAAAAAGAAGGGGCTGGACCCTGAGCATATATTTAATTTTGTCATATGGTGTGTGCTGGGAGGATTTCTTGGTTCTAAGCTTCTGTTTTTCCTGACTAGTATAAAGAGTATTATCGCTGATCCGAGCCTTCTGCTGGACTTTTCCAACGGCTGGGTAGTATACGGCGGGATTATCGGCGGAATTTTATCGGCGATGCTCTATTGCAAAATTAAGAAATTAAAATTTCTCGCTTATTTCGACTTGCTGATTCCCTCAGTAGCGCTAGCGCAGGGCTTCGGACGGGTAGGATGCTTTTTGGCAGGCTGTTGCTACGGGCATGAGACAAACAGTCCTCTCGGTATCGTATTTCATACATCCAAATATGCGCCTAACGGTGTGAGCCTCGTACCCACACAGCTGATATCCAGCGGTCTCAACTTCATTCACTTCCTTATACTGATATGGTTTGCGAAGAGGAAAAAAGCTGACGGGCAGGTCGGCGCTCTATATCTTATATTGTACAGTATCGGCAGATTCATTTTGGAATATTACAGAGGCGATTTAATCAGAGGAACGGTCGGAACTTTGTCCACCTCACAATTTATCTCTATATTTACTGTGACGGCAGGAATTATACTATTCGTGGTGACCGGTAAGAGAGCAGAGCCGAAAAAAGAAACAGAGGATAATTAA
- a CDS encoding Hsp20/alpha crystallin family protein: MLMPSVFGENLFDDFMYFPFEREFFGRRNPLYGKREKNLMKTDIKETDSAYEVAIDLPGFKKEEISAKLENGYLTISAFKSLDKDEKDEESGNYIRRERYSGQCSRSFYVGDQVAEEDIRAKFEDGILKLLVAKKEVKQVEDKKFIAIEG, encoded by the coding sequence ATGTTAATGCCAAGTGTTTTTGGAGAGAATTTATTTGATGATTTCATGTATTTTCCATTTGAAAGAGAATTCTTTGGAAGACGCAATCCGTTATATGGAAAAAGGGAGAAGAACCTGATGAAGACGGATATAAAGGAAACGGATTCCGCCTATGAGGTAGCCATCGATCTGCCTGGATTTAAGAAAGAGGAGATTTCTGCTAAGCTGGAAAACGGATATCTGACTATCAGTGCTTTCAAGAGCCTGGATAAGGATGAGAAGGACGAAGAAAGCGGCAACTATATCCGCAGAGAACGTTACAGCGGACAGTGCTCCAGAAGCTTCTACGTTGGAGATCAGGTGGCCGAGGAAGACATCAGAGCGAAATTCGAAGATGGCATCTTGAAGCTCCTCGTTGCTAAGAAGGAAGTGAAGCAGGTTGAGGACAAGAAATTTATTGCCATTGAAGGATAA
- a CDS encoding heparan-alpha-glucosaminide N-acetyltransferase, producing MEKKKRYKCLDTLRGCTILSMALYHAMWDIVYVKRVDIEWFHSEFAYIWQQSICWTFILLSGICWSLGKKKAIRGGIVFLAGILISIVTEIFLPQQRIIFGVLTLLGSSMLIMIPLNKIMCRIPSFWGMILSTIIFFATKSINNGYIGFGEFITLELPSKWYSKGYLMTFLGFTDNDFFSSDYFSLFPWFFLFLSGYYVYRIAYEKGFVDKLKDCRIDNKFLGFLGRHSLIFYLLHQPLIYLIIQFL from the coding sequence ATGGAGAAGAAAAAGCGGTATAAGTGTTTAGATACTTTACGAGGTTGTACAATATTAAGCATGGCTTTGTACCATGCGATGTGGGATATTGTATATGTAAAACGAGTCGATATTGAGTGGTTCCATTCGGAGTTTGCGTATATCTGGCAACAAAGTATTTGCTGGACATTTATTTTATTGTCAGGAATTTGTTGGAGTCTTGGTAAAAAGAAAGCCATACGTGGCGGAATAGTTTTTTTGGCAGGAATTTTAATATCAATTGTAACAGAAATATTTCTTCCTCAGCAAAGAATTATTTTTGGTGTGTTGACATTATTAGGAAGTAGTATGCTTATTATGATTCCATTAAACAAAATAATGTGTAGAATTCCCTCTTTTTGGGGGATGATTTTGAGCACCATTATATTTTTCGCAACGAAATCTATAAATAATGGCTATATAGGATTTGGTGAATTTATAACTTTAGAGTTGCCTTCAAAATGGTACAGTAAAGGCTATTTAATGACATTTTTAGGATTTACCGATAATGACTTTTTTTCTTCAGATTATTTCTCACTATTCCCATGGTTCTTCTTATTTCTATCGGGATATTATGTATATAGGATAGCCTATGAGAAAGGATTTGTAGATAAACTTAAGGATTGCAGAATAGATAATAAATTTTTGGGCTTTTTAGGCCGCCATTCTTTGATTTTCTATTTACTTCATCAGCCGTTGATTTATCTGATTATTCAATTTTTGTGA
- a CDS encoding DUF3307 domain-containing protein, whose amino-acid sequence MEVIIIGHLLGDFYIQTNQVAEKKKTSFRYVLLHCLLYMIVMFVLTPWLTGDLLRGFYMTIIIGVSHLCVDSLKVHIEAKYTKAARYEYVMFLLDQIIHIFILVLVCGMFRIHIDMDKYPLMLENKIIPVRKAAAIFIAALICWRPAAIFISLVFKQIPNTIEKADNVQENKKGPAHDGNAVSETIRIGSWIGILEREIILLLGLLGQYGAIGFVLTAKSLARYKQLENKAFAEKYLVGTLLSALVAIASVSICLLAG is encoded by the coding sequence ATGGAAGTAATTATAATAGGGCATTTATTAGGTGATTTCTATATTCAGACGAATCAAGTGGCAGAAAAAAAGAAGACATCTTTCAGATATGTGCTGTTACACTGTCTGCTCTATATGATAGTAATGTTTGTTTTGACACCGTGGCTGACAGGCGACTTGCTTCGTGGATTCTACATGACAATAATTATTGGTGTGTCACACCTATGTGTCGATTCTTTAAAAGTGCATATTGAAGCGAAGTATACCAAGGCGGCGCGATATGAATATGTCATGTTTTTGCTGGATCAAATAATACATATATTTATTCTGGTGCTGGTATGTGGTATGTTTCGCATTCACATAGATATGGATAAATATCCTTTGATGCTGGAAAATAAAATTATCCCTGTACGTAAAGCGGCAGCTATTTTTATAGCGGCGCTAATCTGCTGGAGACCGGCGGCTATCTTTATATCACTTGTATTTAAACAAATTCCTAATACAATAGAAAAAGCTGATAATGTACAGGAAAATAAGAAAGGACCAGCGCACGACGGCAATGCGGTAAGTGAGACTATTCGGATAGGTTCATGGATTGGGATACTGGAAAGGGAAATCATTTTGCTCCTCGGCTTATTAGGACAATATGGAGCGATAGGATTCGTGTTGACGGCCAAAAGTCTGGCCAGGTATAAGCAATTGGAGAATAAAGCGTTTGCAGAAAAATATTTGGTTGGTACATTACTAAGTGCATTAGTTGCAATAGCAAGTGTTTCGATTTGTTTGCTGGCCGGGTAA
- a CDS encoding carbohydrate ABC transporter permease yields the protein MANVKSPSFDQMGMSKKNKILSVFATSWFVLLSFIIVFPIFAGLLASFRPGQELIRKGLSVDLNVTTMTLDNYIYLFSGNVDSQKYFMWFKNSLILTLISVVGTLAICYLVAYGLSMYEFPLRRFLFFLVIATMMVPFEILMLPLYKEMITLKLIDTTAGVVLPGICGASTIFFFRQYMIGLPKELLDAGRIDGATEYGICFRIMLPITKPAFAAMSILCAMGAWNNILWPMLVYRSASKFTLPIGLNTLLTPYGNNYDVLIAGSMFGIIPVFVVFLCFQKYFIDGMTAGAVKG from the coding sequence ATGGCAAACGTAAAATCCCCTTCATTCGATCAAATGGGTATGAGTAAAAAGAATAAAATATTGAGCGTTTTTGCCACGAGTTGGTTCGTGCTGCTCTCCTTCATCATCGTATTTCCGATTTTTGCAGGATTGCTCGCTTCCTTCCGTCCCGGTCAGGAGCTGATCCGAAAGGGACTTAGCGTAGACCTGAATGTAACAACGATGACGCTCGATAACTATATATATTTGTTCAGCGGCAACGTAGATTCGCAGAAATATTTCATGTGGTTCAAGAACAGCTTGATTCTTACGCTGATTTCGGTAGTGGGAACACTGGCAATCTGCTACCTGGTAGCCTATGGCTTATCCATGTATGAGTTCCCCTTAAGAAGGTTCCTGTTCTTCCTCGTAATCGCTACGATGATGGTACCCTTTGAAATATTGATGCTTCCTCTGTATAAAGAGATGATTACATTGAAGCTGATCGACACCACCGCAGGAGTTGTGCTGCCGGGAATATGCGGTGCATCCACTATATTCTTCTTCCGGCAGTATATGATAGGACTGCCCAAGGAGCTTCTGGATGCGGGACGCATAGACGGAGCAACGGAATACGGCATTTGCTTCAGGATCATGCTTCCTATTACAAAGCCTGCCTTTGCGGCAATGTCCATCCTCTGCGCCATGGGTGCATGGAACAATATCCTCTGGCCGATGTTAGTATATAGAAGTGCCAGCAAGTTCACGCTCCCGATAGGCCTTAATACTTTGTTAACGCCCTACGGAAACAATTACGATGTACTGATTGCCGGCTCCATGTTCGGCATCATCCCGGTGTTTGTTGTATTCCTTTGCTTCCAGAAGTATTTTATCGATGGAATGACTGCCGGAGCGGTAAAAGGATAA